One window of Microaerobacter geothermalis genomic DNA carries:
- the dut gene encoding dUTP diphosphatase, whose product MFEVKIKRLPGNEDIPIPRKMSQLASGFDLVAAVSEPVSIFPGEWKLIPTGFYLEMPAQLEAQIRPRSGLALKKGITTLNSPGTIDADYRGEIGVILINHGKETFIVNRGDRIAQMVFQHVPEIRFTETEQISETDRGKGGFGHTGI is encoded by the coding sequence TTGTTTGAAGTAAAGATTAAACGGTTGCCAGGAAATGAGGACATTCCTATTCCTCGAAAAATGTCGCAATTAGCCAGTGGATTTGATTTAGTTGCTGCTGTTTCGGAACCTGTTTCCATTTTTCCAGGAGAGTGGAAGCTGATTCCAACGGGATTTTATTTGGAGATGCCTGCACAATTGGAAGCTCAGATTAGGCCTCGAAGTGGTTTAGCCTTAAAAAAAGGAATCACAACCCTGAATTCCCCTGGAACAATTGACGCAGATTACCGTGGAGAGATTGGAGTTATCCTTATCAATCATGGAAAAGAAACTTTTATTGTAAATCGGGGAGACAGAATTGCCCAAATGGTTTTTCAGCATGTACCTGAAATCAGATTCACTGAGACAGAGCAAATTTCTGAAACAGATCGTGGTAAGGGTGGTTTTGGTCATACCGGAATTTAA
- a CDS encoding M16 family metallopeptidase: MINKHVLNNGVRIIIEKMPSVRSVSLGVWVGTGSKYETEKNNGISHFIEHMLFKGTQTKNAKEIAESFDSIGGHVNAFTSKEYTCYYAKVLDEHFDIALNVLADMFFNSTFDPIELNKEKKVVIEEINMYEDTPDDLVHDLIAEASYGNHPLGYSILGTEENLNRFTREDVIQYISQHYLPENTVITISGNVSETILEKVERKFSFFSNKIQENIVPLPTFLGSQVVRQKTTEQAHLCLSFPGYAVGDSKLYPLILLNNILGGSMSSRLFQEIREERGLAYSVFSYHSSFKDSGLFTIYAGTAPHQLDEVFSIITENIQKVKDEGITEGELNKGKEQLKGSLMLSLESTNSRMSRLGKNELLLGYHISLDQMIQKINEINLEDIKKVSHDLFSQPLALSMVSPKDQLPKGYRRNLFV, encoded by the coding sequence TTGATAAATAAACATGTTTTAAACAATGGAGTTCGAATTATAATTGAAAAAATGCCATCCGTCCGCTCCGTCTCATTGGGTGTTTGGGTTGGAACAGGATCCAAATATGAAACAGAGAAAAATAATGGGATCTCACACTTTATTGAACATATGTTATTTAAGGGAACCCAAACAAAGAATGCCAAAGAAATTGCAGAGTCCTTTGATAGTATTGGAGGACACGTCAATGCCTTTACATCAAAGGAGTACACATGTTATTATGCAAAGGTTTTGGATGAACATTTCGATATTGCCTTAAATGTGCTTGCAGACATGTTTTTTAATTCAACATTTGATCCCATTGAGTTAAATAAAGAGAAAAAAGTAGTGATTGAAGAGATAAATATGTATGAAGATACGCCCGATGATCTTGTACATGACCTGATCGCAGAAGCATCATATGGGAATCATCCTTTAGGCTATAGCATTTTAGGCACAGAAGAAAATTTAAACCGTTTTACAAGGGAAGATGTTATCCAATATATATCACAGCATTATCTTCCTGAAAATACGGTCATTACCATATCAGGAAACGTATCAGAAACCATTTTAGAAAAAGTGGAAAGAAAGTTTTCTTTCTTTTCCAATAAGATACAGGAAAATATTGTTCCATTGCCAACTTTTTTAGGCAGTCAGGTTGTTCGTCAAAAAACCACAGAACAAGCCCATCTTTGTCTCTCTTTTCCAGGATATGCGGTTGGAGATTCCAAATTGTATCCCCTTATTCTGTTAAACAATATTTTAGGGGGGAGCATGAGTTCCCGCCTCTTTCAAGAAATTAGGGAGGAACGGGGACTTGCTTATTCCGTATTTTCATATCATTCTTCTTTTAAAGACAGTGGATTATTTACTATTTATGCCGGAACGGCTCCACATCAATTGGATGAGGTTTTTTCAATCATTACAGAAAATATTCAGAAAGTAAAAGATGAAGGTATTACGGAAGGAGAGCTGAATAAAGGAAAAGAACAGTTAAAAGGGAGTTTAATGTTAAGTCTTGAAAGTACAAACAGCCGAATGAGCCGTCTTGGTAAGAATGAACTTTTACTGGGATATCATATAAGTTTGGATCAGATGATCCAAAAAATTAATGAAATAAACCTTGAAGATATAAAAAAAGTATCACATGATTTATTTTCTCAACCATTAGCTTTATCGATGGTTTCTCCAAAAGATCAGTTGCCAAAAGGGTATAGGAGGAATTTGTTTGTTTGA